A window of the Brumimicrobium sp. genome harbors these coding sequences:
- a CDS encoding ATP-binding protein: MKFYNRENELALLRRIEKLSYKSAQMTFVVGRRRIGKTSLLVKATENGPTLYFFVAKKNESLLCAEWMEEIKQKLNLPIFGEIKTFKELFGFLMNHSKMHHFTLIIDEFQEFTTVNPAIYSEMQNSWDSYKEESKINLILCGSVYSMMTKIFENTKEPLFGRATQRIHLKTFDIATIKQILTDYSPNYSNEDLLAFYLFTGGVAKYVELLVQNNAFTFEAILNTLLTENSLFLEEGKNVLIDEFGKDYGNYFSILTLIASGKTSRVEIESIMEMQTGGFLTRLEKEYGLIKKVRPILAKSNSRNVKYTIEDNFLKFWFRFIYKFRSAVEIGNLDYLKEIIRRDYATFSGRILEKYFTEHLKTQKKYNNIGTYWEKKNQNEIDIVAINDLDKTVLFVEVKRNKNKISLEKLKEKSKLLTQKFKDYQLEYQGLSMEDM; this comes from the coding sequence ATGAAGTTTTATAATAGAGAGAATGAATTAGCTTTATTGCGTAGGATTGAAAAACTTTCCTATAAATCTGCACAAATGACATTTGTAGTGGGAAGAAGACGTATTGGTAAAACAAGTCTTTTGGTGAAAGCAACGGAAAATGGACCTACTCTCTATTTCTTTGTAGCAAAAAAAAATGAATCTTTGCTTTGTGCAGAATGGATGGAGGAAATTAAACAAAAGTTAAATCTACCTATCTTTGGCGAAATCAAAACGTTTAAAGAGTTATTCGGTTTTCTAATGAATCATTCCAAAATGCATCATTTTACCTTGATAATCGATGAGTTTCAAGAATTTACTACGGTTAATCCTGCCATATATTCTGAAATGCAAAATAGTTGGGACAGTTATAAAGAAGAAAGTAAAATCAATTTAATACTTTGCGGTTCAGTGTATTCTATGATGACCAAGATCTTTGAAAATACCAAAGAGCCACTATTCGGTAGGGCCACACAAAGAATTCATCTAAAAACATTTGATATCGCAACCATCAAACAAATTTTAACTGATTATTCTCCTAATTATAGTAATGAAGACTTACTTGCTTTCTATCTATTCACAGGAGGTGTTGCAAAATATGTAGAGTTATTAGTACAAAATAATGCTTTTACTTTTGAGGCAATATTGAATACCTTATTAACCGAAAATTCTCTATTTTTAGAAGAAGGTAAAAACGTGTTGATTGATGAATTTGGTAAAGATTACGGAAATTATTTTTCCATCTTAACACTCATTGCCTCTGGGAAAACGTCAAGAGTTGAGATAGAATCCATTATGGAAATGCAAACTGGTGGTTTTTTAACACGTCTAGAAAAAGAATATGGATTGATAAAGAAAGTTCGTCCAATTTTGGCTAAATCCAACAGTCGGAATGTGAAATACACGATAGAAGACAATTTTTTAAAATTCTGGTTCCGTTTCATTTATAAATTCCGTAGTGCAGTAGAAATTGGAAACTTGGATTACCTTAAAGAAATTATTCGAAGAGATTATGCAACTTTCAGCGGAAGAATATTAGAAAAATATTTCACGGAGCATTTAAAAACTCAAAAAAAATATAATAATATCGGCACTTATTGGGAGAAAAAGAATCAAAATGAAATTGATATCGTAGCAATTAATGATTTAGATAAAACTGTTTTATTTGTCGAAGTAAAAAGAAATAAAAATAAAATCAGCCTTGAGAAATTAAAAGAAAAATCGAAACTTCTAACCCAGAAATTCAAAGATTACCAATTGGAGTATCAGGGTCTTTCGATGGAGGATATGTGA
- a CDS encoding ATP-binding protein, with product MFARFIKMIIRQLENEIKKNFEDNKVIVLLGARQVGKTSLLAKLTEDKSKVLWLYGDDTDTREYFANPNATKIKNLIGNNKILVIDEAQRIENIGLCLKIIYDQIKDVKVLATGSSAFELANKINEPLTGRKWEYRMFPLSFSEMANHTSILEENRLLEHRLVYGYYPDVINHPNKAEDILKQLANSYLYKDILTWERIQKPDRMEKLVQAIAFQVGNLVSYNELGNMSGLDNQTVEHYINLLEKAFIVFRLGAYSRNLRNELKKSRKIYFYDNGLRNAIINQFNPIGLRNDVGALWENFMIVERMKRNAYSNYHTNIYFWRNNNQQEIDYVEENNGKLDAFEFKWSPSKVKFPNDFVNTYNPAEKLVVTKENYRDFIC from the coding sequence ATGTTCGCAAGATTCATTAAGATGATTATACGACAATTAGAAAATGAAATAAAAAAGAACTTTGAAGATAACAAAGTTATAGTACTATTAGGAGCAAGGCAAGTTGGTAAAACTTCACTTTTAGCCAAACTCACCGAAGATAAAAGCAAAGTTTTGTGGCTTTATGGAGACGATACGGATACACGCGAATATTTTGCCAACCCGAATGCTACAAAAATTAAAAATTTAATTGGTAATAATAAAATTTTAGTAATTGATGAGGCGCAAAGAATCGAAAACATTGGTTTATGTTTAAAAATCATATATGATCAAATCAAAGATGTAAAAGTCTTAGCTACAGGCTCTTCTGCTTTTGAATTGGCAAACAAAATCAATGAACCTCTCACAGGTCGTAAGTGGGAGTATCGTATGTTTCCGCTTAGCTTTTCAGAAATGGCAAATCACACAAGTATTTTGGAAGAAAATCGATTGCTTGAACATCGACTTGTTTATGGTTATTATCCGGATGTTATTAATCATCCAAATAAAGCCGAAGATATCCTAAAGCAACTAGCAAACAGTTATCTCTATAAAGATATTTTGACTTGGGAGCGAATCCAAAAGCCCGATAGAATGGAGAAATTAGTCCAAGCGATTGCTTTTCAAGTGGGAAATTTAGTGTCATACAATGAGTTAGGCAATATGAGTGGATTGGATAATCAAACCGTTGAGCATTATATCAACTTACTCGAAAAAGCATTTATTGTTTTTCGTTTAGGTGCATACAGCAGGAATTTACGAAATGAACTGAAAAAGTCTCGAAAGATTTACTTTTATGACAATGGTCTTCGTAATGCAATAATCAATCAATTTAATCCTATAGGTTTGCGAAACGATGTTGGTGCTTTGTGGGAAAATTTTATGATTGTAGAGCGTATGAAACGAAATGCTTATTCTAATTATCATACCAACATATATTTTTGGAGAAATAATAACCAACAGGAAATTGATTATGTAGAAGAAAACAATGGAAAATTAGATGCTTTTGAATTTAAGTGGAGTCCATCAAAAGTAAAATTTCCAAACGATTTTGTAAACACTTACAACCCAGCAGAAAAACTTGTAGTCACAAAAGAAAATTACAGAGATTTTATATGCTAA
- a CDS encoding heparinase II/III family protein, translated as MKHISTYYHTLKYLKPIQIKYQLLYRLFKAKPLSHYKNSINPLETTPLKFIQSPYHYSSYLGNNKFTFLNQEKDFSQQIDWSYKEYGALWNYNLQYFNYLAQENITKEEKLCLLKDFYQSNVVLEPYPISLRSINTIRFILREEIQDSSLIENLYGELNFLSKRLEFHILGNHLLENLFALMMGGVFFQEEKWIQKAHALLIEQLDEQILNDGAHFELSPMYHQIMLNRVLELIDWYSTYEKKEKQFEHFLREKAAKMLAWLKNMTFSNGDIPMVNDAAKGVAPTTKELFEYAAKLEIKPKELSLTDSGYRHFSNEYFELLIDVGQISPSYQPGHSHADSLNFILNFQGKPIIVDTGISTYEKNSQRQSERATSAHNTVVVNNINSSDVWSGFRVGKRAKTNVLLENNNQVIASHDGYKHQNIIHQRTFTLNETEVIIDDLINNIGKTKNPQPLAEKMTNPPPSPLQRGSVGILHFHPDASIQQIEQGFIINDVLQLTIENAHAITLEEYNFAEGYNILRRAEKIKIEMNKKIIIKILYEV; from the coding sequence ATGAAACATATCTCCACATATTACCATACTCTCAAATATCTCAAACCGATACAAATTAAGTATCAGCTACTTTACCGTTTATTCAAGGCAAAACCGCTATCTCATTATAAAAATAGCATAAATCCCCTAGAAACAACTCCATTAAAATTCATCCAATCACCCTACCACTACTCCTCCTACTTAGGAAATAATAAATTCACCTTTCTAAACCAAGAAAAGGATTTTAGTCAACAAATCGATTGGAGTTATAAAGAATATGGTGCTTTATGGAATTACAACCTTCAATATTTCAATTACCTCGCACAAGAAAATATTACGAAAGAAGAAAAGCTATGCTTACTGAAGGATTTTTATCAGAGCAATGTAGTTTTAGAGCCCTACCCTATTTCCCTACGTTCTATAAATACTATTCGCTTTATTTTACGCGAGGAAATACAAGATAGCTCGCTTATTGAAAACTTGTATGGTGAACTCAACTTTCTCTCCAAACGTTTAGAATTTCATATTTTAGGGAATCATTTACTAGAAAATCTATTCGCCTTAATGATGGGAGGCGTATTTTTCCAAGAAGAAAAATGGATACAAAAAGCGCACGCACTACTCATAGAGCAATTGGATGAACAGATTTTAAATGATGGAGCTCATTTTGAGCTCAGCCCTATGTATCACCAAATCATGTTGAATCGTGTATTAGAACTCATTGATTGGTACTCAACATACGAGAAAAAAGAAAAACAATTTGAACATTTCCTAAGAGAAAAAGCAGCCAAAATGCTTGCATGGCTAAAAAACATGACCTTTTCCAACGGGGATATCCCCATGGTGAATGATGCTGCAAAAGGTGTTGCGCCTACTACTAAAGAATTGTTTGAATATGCTGCAAAATTGGAGATTAAACCAAAAGAATTATCATTGACTGATTCTGGGTATCGTCACTTTTCTAATGAATACTTTGAATTACTTATAGATGTAGGGCAAATTTCACCAAGCTATCAACCCGGTCATTCTCATGCAGACAGTTTGAATTTTATTCTCAATTTTCAGGGAAAACCAATCATAGTAGATACCGGAATCTCTACCTATGAAAAGAATTCACAACGACAATCAGAGCGTGCTACTTCTGCTCATAATACAGTTGTTGTAAATAACATTAATTCTTCGGACGTATGGAGTGGTTTCAGAGTAGGGAAACGAGCAAAAACAAATGTTCTACTGGAAAACAACAATCAAGTTATAGCTTCACACGATGGATATAAACATCAGAACATCATTCATCAACGTACGTTTACTTTGAATGAAACAGAAGTTATAATTGATGATTTAATCAATAATATTGGAAAGACGAAGAATCCTCAACCTTTAGCTGAAAAGATGACGAATCCTCCCCCCAGCCCCCTCCAAAGGGGAAGTGTTGGAATCCTTCATTTCCATCCTGATGCTTCTATACAGCAAATAGAGCAAGGTTTTATTATAAATGACGTTTTACAATTAACGATAGAAAATGCACATGCTATTACCTTGGAGGAATACAACTTTGCGGAAGGGTATAACATATTAAGAAGAGCAGAAAAGATAAAGATAGAAATGAATAAAAAAATAATTATCAAGATTTTATATGAAGTATAG
- a CDS encoding glycosyltransferase family 4 protein produces MKLLFLTDNFPPEVNAPANRTYEHCKEWVKQGVDVTVITCAPNFPKGKVYDGYKNKFYQREEIDGIKVIRVWSYITANEGFIKRILDYISYAMMAFFAGLFIKTDIIIATSPQFFTAISGRWLSFFKRKPWIMEVRDLWPESIVAVGAMKKNAFIRFFEWVEKRLYKSATKIVVVTDAFKKKIIEKGIHEDKILVHKNGANLELFVPQEKNQKLLKELNLEGKKVFAYIGTHGMAHGLDFILNSIGDFQDSHPNFHFLFIGDGAERKNLLELNEKLQLKNTTFLASVSKQEVIKYLSLMDVALVNLRKSDTFLTVIPSKIFEAAAMEKPILLGLEGESKGIIEQFNAGLCFEPENKEEFIQQAISILEESNYKQFQVGCKKLAQDFDRKKIAIEMLEGIAAFGYAQSAG; encoded by the coding sequence ATGAAACTCCTTTTTCTTACCGATAATTTCCCTCCAGAAGTTAATGCTCCTGCCAATAGAACGTATGAACATTGCAAAGAATGGGTGAAACAAGGGGTGGATGTTACCGTAATCACATGCGCACCTAATTTTCCAAAAGGAAAGGTATATGATGGATACAAAAACAAATTCTATCAAAGAGAAGAAATAGATGGCATTAAAGTCATACGTGTATGGTCGTATATCACAGCGAATGAAGGATTTATCAAACGTATATTGGATTATATCAGTTATGCCATGATGGCTTTCTTTGCTGGTTTATTTATAAAAACAGATATCATCATCGCTACTTCCCCCCAATTTTTTACGGCTATATCTGGACGTTGGCTTTCATTCTTTAAACGTAAGCCTTGGATAATGGAAGTACGTGATTTATGGCCAGAATCCATAGTTGCAGTTGGTGCAATGAAGAAGAATGCTTTTATTCGATTTTTTGAATGGGTAGAAAAAAGATTGTATAAGAGTGCTACTAAAATTGTAGTTGTTACAGATGCTTTTAAAAAGAAGATTATTGAAAAAGGAATCCATGAAGATAAAATACTCGTTCATAAAAACGGAGCTAATTTAGAACTGTTTGTACCCCAAGAAAAAAATCAAAAGTTATTAAAAGAATTGAATCTAGAAGGGAAAAAAGTATTTGCCTACATCGGTACACATGGAATGGCTCATGGTTTAGACTTTATCCTAAATAGTATTGGTGACTTTCAAGATTCCCATCCTAACTTTCATTTTTTATTCATAGGAGACGGAGCAGAACGAAAGAATCTATTAGAATTAAATGAAAAATTACAGTTAAAGAATACTACATTTTTAGCTTCTGTTTCTAAACAAGAGGTTATCAAGTATTTAAGTTTAATGGATGTAGCCTTAGTGAATTTACGCAAAAGTGATACATTTCTAACAGTTATACCTTCTAAAATTTTTGAAGCAGCCGCAATGGAAAAACCTATTTTATTAGGCTTAGAAGGAGAATCCAAAGGGATTATAGAACAATTCAACGCAGGATTGTGCTTTGAACCAGAAAATAAAGAAGAATTTATCCAACAAGCTATTTCTATTTTAGAAGAATCAAATTACAAACAATTTCAAGTTGGATGTAAAAAACTTGCTCAAGATTTTGATCGAAAGAAGATAGCGATTGAGATGTTGGAGGGGATAGCCGCCTTCGGCTACGCTCAGTCGGCAGGATAA
- a CDS encoding GxxExxY protein, with product MEKIENEIATIILDQAFKIHRELGPGLLESVYERCLEYELIEAGLDVQTQVPVRMNYKEIIFDQGFRMDLLVENKVIIELKAVEKLAPVHYAQTLTYLKMTDLKLGLLLNFNVKLMKEGIHRVVNNL from the coding sequence ATGGAAAAGATAGAAAACGAAATCGCTACAATTATTCTCGATCAAGCTTTCAAAATACATCGTGAATTAGGCCCTGGGCTATTAGAATCTGTATATGAACGTTGTTTAGAATATGAATTAATAGAAGCAGGTTTAGATGTTCAAACCCAAGTTCCAGTAAGAATGAATTATAAGGAAATAATATTCGACCAAGGATTCCGAATGGATCTATTAGTAGAAAACAAAGTTATTATAGAATTAAAAGCAGTTGAAAAACTTGCACCAGTACACTATGCCCAAACATTGACCTATTTAAAAATGACAGATTTAAAATTAGGACTATTACTGAACTTCAATGTGAAATTAATGAAAGAAGGAATTCATCGGGTAGTAAATAATTTGTAA
- a CDS encoding ATP-binding protein, which yields MILRPTYIQALLPFIDKPQIKVITGIRRSGKSVILDLLKKELQQRGVKENQIIKLNFESLSYIELTKAEKLYKYIKEEIKTSQKYYLLLDEIQEVEDWEKSVNSFLVDFNVDIYITGSNSHLLSSELATYLAGRYVEIPIFTLSYREFLSFRAYYFDEEIEHVFDKYLRLGGFPVIHTLDYPEETAYKVVHDIYSSVILRDTVQRYKIRDIELLERVIKYAFDNIGNTFSGKNVADYFKSQQRKIDVNTVYNYLTALEGAFILYRVPRYDIKGKEILKTQEKFYVSDISIIYALLGNRDRMIAGILENIVFLELKRRGYNVYVGKLDTTEIDFVAEKQGRKVYVQVAYKLEKEDTINREYGNLLAIKDQFPKYVVSLDEFWKDNIEGIEHLHIKDFLLSENI from the coding sequence GTGATTTTAAGACCGACATACATACAGGCATTGTTACCTTTTATTGATAAACCTCAAATTAAGGTAATTACTGGAATTAGACGTTCTGGCAAGTCGGTAATATTGGATTTACTCAAGAAGGAACTGCAACAAAGAGGAGTGAAAGAAAATCAAATTATAAAATTGAACTTCGAGAGTTTATCTTATATCGAATTGACTAAAGCAGAGAAATTATATAAATACATTAAGGAAGAAATAAAGACATCTCAAAAATATTATCTTTTGTTAGATGAAATCCAGGAAGTAGAAGATTGGGAAAAATCAGTTAATTCTTTTTTGGTAGATTTTAATGTAGATATCTATATAACAGGCTCAAATTCTCATTTGCTATCTTCTGAATTAGCTACTTATTTGGCAGGAAGATATGTAGAGATTCCTATTTTTACGCTTTCCTATCGTGAGTTCTTATCTTTTAGGGCATATTATTTTGATGAAGAGATAGAACATGTTTTTGATAAATATCTAAGACTTGGTGGATTTCCTGTGATTCACACATTGGATTATCCAGAAGAGACAGCATATAAGGTGGTTCATGATATTTATTCATCAGTTATTTTAAGAGATACTGTTCAGCGTTATAAAATTAGGGATATTGAGTTATTGGAACGTGTAATTAAATATGCTTTTGACAATATAGGCAATACCTTTTCAGGGAAAAATGTAGCAGATTACTTCAAAAGTCAACAGCGAAAAATCGACGTCAATACAGTATATAATTATTTAACCGCTTTGGAGGGTGCTTTTATTCTATATAGAGTACCTCGTTATGATATCAAAGGTAAAGAAATTTTAAAAACACAAGAAAAATTTTATGTGAGTGATATTTCAATTATCTATGCTTTATTAGGAAATCGAGACCGCATGATAGCTGGAATATTAGAAAATATTGTTTTTCTGGAATTAAAAAGAAGAGGCTACAACGTATATGTTGGGAAATTAGATACCACCGAAATTGATTTTGTAGCCGAAAAACAGGGGAGAAAGGTATATGTTCAGGTGGCTTACAAATTAGAAAAGGAAGACACTATTAATAGAGAATACGGAAATTTATTAGCAATCAAAGATCAATTTCCGAAATATGTGGTAAGTCTGGATGAATTTTGGAAAGATAATATTGAAGGTATTGAGCATTTACATATTAAAGATTTTTTATTAAGTGAAAATATTTAA